Proteins encoded within one genomic window of Marasmius oreades isolate 03SP1 chromosome 4, whole genome shotgun sequence:
- a CDS encoding uncharacterized protein (MEROPS:MER0022061) — protein sequence MMPVYSLKRRRLWASWWLRRDIFGRWFCAHLCPLKRVNSVLHNPVQQSWNDGRFERGQTNFRQRYINRRIRFPNSIVKKVNEAALSKDVLHYFCKILAVAMIKDGVHYELMGIMQGKVIGKTMVMDSSHYQCKDACNARNSAAEYMVQYTTGSERVRRLG from the exons ATGATGCCCGTGTATTCGTTAAAGAGGAGGCGGTTGTGGGCGTCATGGTGGTTACGGCGTGACATTTTTGGGCGTTGGTTCTGTGCCCACTTA TGCCCACTCAAACGCGTGAATTCGGTTTTGCACAATCCAG TACAACAATCGTGGAACGATGGCCGCTTCGAACGCGGGCAGACGAACTTTCGTCAGAGGTATATCAACCGGAGGATTCGATTCCCAAATTCGATCGTGAAGAAGGTTAACGAAGCGGCTCTCTCGAAGGATGT TCTCCACTATTTCTGCAAGATCTTAGCAGTGGCTATGATTAAGGATG GCGTACACTACGAACTTATGGGAATAATGCAAGGAAAAGTTATCGGCAAGACCATGGTGATGGATTCGTCGCATTACCAGTGCAAAGACGCGTGTAATGCAAGGAACTCTGCAGCAGAGTATATGGTGCAGTATACCACGGGAAGCGAGAGG GTGAGAAGGCTAGGCTAG